One Pseudomonas tolaasii NCPPB 2192 genomic window carries:
- a CDS encoding polyamine ABC transporter substrate-binding protein — translation MRLVKKLLPLALVAAFSATGQAAQTVSVYNWTDYIGETTLADFQAKTGIKVIYDVFDSNETLEGKLLAGRTGYDVVVPSNHFLARQVKAGAFLKLDRSQLPNFKNLDPKLLKLLEKNDPGNAHSVPYLWGTNGIGYNVDKVKQVLGIDHIDSWAVLFEPENIKKLNQCGVAFLDSADELFPAILNYMGKDPRSENPEDYKQAEAKLLTLRPYITYFHSSKYISDLANGDICVAFGYSGDVFQAANRAKEAKNGVNIAYSIPKEGSNLWFDLLAIPADASNPKEAHAFINYLLDPEVIAKVSASVGYANANPAAKPFMAPELVNNPEVYPSQEVLDKLYISTTPTPATMRLMTRAWSKVKTNK, via the coding sequence ATGCGTCTTGTGAAAAAGCTTCTCCCGCTGGCTCTTGTCGCGGCGTTCAGCGCTACCGGCCAGGCCGCCCAGACGGTCAGCGTCTATAACTGGACCGACTATATCGGCGAGACTACCCTGGCCGACTTCCAGGCCAAGACCGGGATCAAAGTGATCTATGACGTGTTCGACTCCAACGAAACCCTGGAGGGCAAGCTGCTCGCGGGGCGCACCGGTTATGACGTGGTGGTGCCGTCCAACCACTTTCTGGCGCGCCAGGTGAAGGCCGGCGCGTTTCTCAAGCTCGACCGTTCGCAGTTGCCCAACTTCAAGAACCTCGACCCCAAGCTGCTCAAGCTGCTGGAGAAAAACGACCCGGGCAACGCGCACTCGGTGCCGTACCTGTGGGGCACCAATGGCATCGGCTACAACGTCGACAAGGTCAAGCAGGTGCTGGGCATCGACCATATCGACTCGTGGGCGGTGCTGTTCGAACCCGAGAACATCAAGAAGCTCAACCAGTGCGGCGTGGCCTTCCTCGACTCGGCGGATGAGCTGTTCCCGGCGATCCTCAACTACATGGGCAAGGACCCGCGCAGCGAGAACCCCGAGGACTACAAACAGGCCGAAGCCAAGCTGCTGACGCTGCGCCCGTATATCACCTATTTCCATTCCTCCAAGTACATTTCGGACCTGGCCAATGGCGATATCTGCGTGGCGTTCGGCTATTCCGGCGACGTGTTCCAGGCGGCCAACCGCGCCAAAGAGGCCAAGAATGGCGTGAACATCGCCTACTCGATTCCCAAGGAAGGTTCGAACCTGTGGTTCGACTTGCTGGCGATTCCCGCCGACGCGAGCAATCCGAAAGAAGCCCACGCCTTTATCAACTACCTGCTCGACCCCGAGGTGATCGCCAAGGTCAGCGCCTCGGTGGGTTATGCCAACGCCAACCCGGCAGCCAAGCCGTTCATGGCCCCGGAGCTGGTGAACAACCCTGAGGTGTACCCGTCCCAGGAAGTGCTCGACAAACTCTACATTTCCACCACGCCGACCCCGGCGACCATGCGCTTGATGACCCGCGCCTGGAGCAAAGTGAAGACCAACAAATGA
- a CDS encoding glutamine synthetase family protein, which translates to MNAPFDQLSAWLKEHKITEVECVISDLTGIARGKIAPTNKFLHERGMRLPESVLLQTVTGDFVDDDIYYDLLDPADIDMICRPVSNATYVVPWAIEPTAIVIHDTFDKQGNPIELSPRNVLKKVLQLYTDKGWQPIVAPEMEFYLTQRCEDPDLPLKTPVGRSGRAETGRQSFSIDAANEFDPLFEDVYDWCELQGLDLDTLIHEDGPAQMEINFRHGDALDLADQITVFKRTLREAALKHNVAATFMAKPVADEPGSAMHLHQSVVDIATGKPVFVDADGNKSQLFLHHIGGLQKYIPKLLPMFAPNVNSFRRFLPDTSAPVNVEWGEENRTVGLRVPTSSPEAMRVENRLPGADANPYLAIAASLLCGYLGMVEQIEPSAPVEGRAYERRNLRLPFTLEDALARMEDCDTVKQYLGDKFVRGYVAVKRAEHENFKRVISSWEREFLLLSV; encoded by the coding sequence ATGAACGCCCCCTTCGATCAGCTGTCCGCCTGGCTGAAAGAACACAAGATTACCGAAGTCGAATGCGTGATCAGTGATTTGACTGGCATCGCACGCGGCAAGATTGCGCCCACCAACAAGTTCCTGCATGAGCGAGGCATGCGCCTGCCGGAAAGTGTGCTGCTGCAAACGGTGACCGGGGACTTTGTCGACGACGATATCTACTACGACCTGCTGGACCCGGCCGACATCGACATGATTTGCCGTCCGGTGTCCAACGCCACCTATGTGGTGCCCTGGGCCATCGAACCCACTGCGATTGTGATCCACGACACCTTCGACAAGCAGGGCAACCCCATCGAGCTGTCGCCGCGCAACGTGCTGAAAAAAGTCCTGCAGCTCTACACCGACAAGGGCTGGCAGCCGATTGTCGCGCCGGAAATGGAGTTCTACCTGACCCAGCGCTGCGAAGACCCGGACCTGCCGCTGAAAACCCCGGTGGGCCGGTCGGGCCGTGCCGAAACCGGTCGCCAGTCGTTTTCCATCGATGCCGCCAACGAATTCGACCCACTGTTCGAAGACGTCTACGACTGGTGCGAACTGCAGGGCCTGGACCTCGACACGCTGATCCACGAAGACGGCCCGGCGCAGATGGAAATCAACTTCCGCCACGGTGATGCCCTCGACCTCGCCGACCAGATCACCGTGTTCAAACGTACCCTGCGCGAGGCCGCGCTCAAGCACAACGTAGCCGCGACCTTCATGGCCAAACCGGTGGCCGACGAGCCGGGCAGCGCCATGCACCTGCACCAGAGCGTGGTGGACATCGCCACCGGCAAGCCGGTGTTCGTCGACGCCGACGGCAACAAGAGCCAACTGTTTTTGCACCACATCGGCGGCCTGCAGAAGTACATCCCCAAGCTGCTTCCGATGTTTGCGCCCAACGTGAACTCGTTCCGCCGCTTCCTGCCGGACACCTCGGCGCCGGTCAACGTGGAGTGGGGCGAAGAAAATCGCACCGTCGGCCTGCGCGTGCCCACCTCCAGCCCGGAAGCCATGCGCGTGGAAAACCGCCTGCCCGGCGCCGACGCCAATCCCTATCTGGCGATTGCCGCTAGCCTGTTGTGTGGCTACCTGGGCATGGTCGAGCAAATCGAACCCAGCGCGCCGGTGGAAGGCCGCGCTTACGAGCGCCGCAACCTGCGTTTGCCGTTCACCCTCGAAGACGCGCTGGCGCGCATGGAGGATTGCGACACGGTCAAACAGTACCTGGGCGACAAGTTCGTGCGCGGCTACGTCGCGGTCAAACGCGCCGAGCATGAGAATTTCAAGCGGGTGATCAGTTCCTGGGAGCGTGAGTTCCTGCTGTTGAGCGTCTAA
- a CDS encoding helix-turn-helix domain-containing protein, producing the protein MTQATALRVQAFTTGDVAAQCSATPGWVQQYQQMSPGHFAGQIRYLDLQGVEVYEECMNTRVEQHFNAPPGSLAFCFDGSDNALYMLNGESRNTWITPENYREVAVVFGPQFVQRQGLDVAKLEGLFMAPLTCQQNALFTRWLSSTLTRLPTVPDPVNLTRQLLDDCLFILDNACVCLDRSSLQRRSEERRLMARIGEWAADAPDETVNLLELAQIAGVPLRQLQQGFKTYTGMSPAQWLRLRRLNGARRELLSGADTTVAEVAMNWSFWHLGRFSNSYRALFKELPSETLKHST; encoded by the coding sequence ATGACACAGGCAACGGCTTTGCGCGTACAGGCCTTCACCACCGGTGATGTGGCCGCTCAATGCAGTGCGACACCCGGCTGGGTGCAGCAGTACCAGCAGATGTCTCCCGGGCATTTTGCCGGGCAGATCCGCTACCTCGACCTGCAAGGTGTCGAGGTCTACGAAGAGTGCATGAATACCCGTGTGGAGCAGCATTTCAACGCGCCGCCCGGCTCCCTGGCGTTCTGTTTCGATGGCAGCGACAACGCGCTGTACATGCTCAATGGCGAAAGCCGCAACACCTGGATCACCCCGGAAAACTACCGCGAAGTGGCGGTGGTGTTCGGGCCGCAATTCGTGCAGCGCCAGGGCCTGGATGTGGCGAAACTCGAAGGCCTGTTCATGGCGCCGCTGACCTGCCAGCAGAATGCACTGTTCACCCGCTGGCTCAGCAGCACCTTGACGCGCTTGCCCACCGTGCCCGACCCCGTCAACCTCACCCGGCAATTGCTCGACGACTGCCTGTTTATCCTCGATAACGCTTGCGTGTGCCTGGACCGCAGCTCATTGCAGCGGCGCAGCGAAGAGCGCCGGCTGATGGCGCGCATCGGTGAATGGGCCGCGGACGCGCCGGATGAAACCGTCAACCTGCTGGAACTGGCACAAATTGCCGGCGTGCCGCTGCGCCAACTGCAACAGGGCTTCAAGACCTACACCGGCATGAGCCCCGCGCAGTGGCTGAGGTTGCGCCGGTTGAATGGTGCGCGGCGGGAATTGTTGAGTGGCGCCGATACCACCGTGGCCGAGGTGGCGATGAACTGGTCGTTCTGGCATCTGGGACGGTTTTCCAACAGTTACCGGGCGCTGTTCAAGGAATTGCCCAGCGAGACCCTCAAACACTCCACCTGA
- a CDS encoding TonB-dependent siderophore receptor, which produces MVLRFPSFPPSSFALGLLLSGGIGTGFAAEIELPTVKVQGQDESGYRADTASVAGFSEAPLLDTPASISVINASLIKDQQARLLSEVLRNDASVGDSYAPIGYYENFVVRGFSLNAASSYKINGRTITGEQNVALENKQQVEVLKGLAGLQSGISEPSGVINYVTKRPEDVRSVTVSTDDRGSGYVATDVGGWFGSEQQFGLRANVAHEDLNSYVEHANGQRDFVSLAFDWNISPDALLQLDAEYQNKQQRSVPGYQLLGGTEVPHDASPKKLLGHQSGSHQVGIDSLNLNGKFEYRFSDQWKGSVSAARSKVVIDDYSSFAWGGATTGLGNYFTPEGNYDIYDYRSPDDTRRDDELQASMTGLFDTAGIGHELTFGTSAFRRVIDKREAVNDPIGSSNINEDAPTFKPTDEPLNASHRNLDSRQYGLFVTDRISFNEQWQTIIGGREVRLDEKAFDEETGDQTRHTQQYVFLPQAALIYKPIENLSLYTSYSKGLSLGGTAPWTTLNSGDTLAPTTSRQLEAGVKYDWRRISFAAAVFQTRQAYQYAQPIGDDKFNYVQQGEQKNTGLELSANGWATDRLQIATSVAAIRARVTGSGTPEYEGHQAINVPKLRASVYADYALPWVNGLAVLGGVQYSAKKYANRTGNVEVGDYAVVNVGSRYTTKMDGYETVFRLSVDNLFDKRYWRDAGEYLGDDYLFQGAPLTARLSATVNF; this is translated from the coding sequence ATGGTTTTGCGTTTTCCCTCGTTCCCGCCTTCAAGTTTCGCCCTCGGCCTGCTGCTCAGCGGCGGTATCGGCACAGGCTTCGCAGCTGAAATAGAACTGCCGACGGTGAAGGTTCAGGGCCAGGACGAGTCCGGCTACCGTGCTGACACCGCCTCAGTGGCAGGTTTCAGCGAAGCACCTTTGCTAGACACACCCGCCTCGATCAGCGTGATCAACGCATCCCTGATCAAGGACCAGCAAGCCCGCCTGCTCAGCGAAGTGCTGCGCAACGACGCCTCGGTCGGCGACAGCTACGCGCCCATCGGCTATTACGAAAACTTTGTGGTACGCGGTTTCTCGCTGAATGCGGCCAGCAGCTACAAGATCAACGGGCGCACCATCACCGGCGAGCAGAACGTGGCACTGGAAAACAAACAACAAGTGGAAGTGCTTAAGGGCCTGGCCGGTTTGCAGAGCGGAATTTCCGAGCCCAGCGGCGTGATCAACTACGTGACCAAGCGCCCGGAGGATGTGCGTTCGGTGACGGTCTCCACCGATGATCGCGGCAGCGGCTATGTCGCCACCGACGTCGGCGGCTGGTTTGGCAGCGAGCAGCAGTTCGGCCTGCGCGCCAATGTGGCCCATGAAGACCTCAATTCCTACGTGGAACACGCCAACGGCCAGCGCGATTTCGTATCCCTGGCCTTCGACTGGAACATCAGCCCGGATGCGCTGTTGCAGCTGGACGCGGAATACCAGAACAAGCAGCAACGCTCGGTGCCGGGCTATCAGCTGTTGGGCGGCACCGAAGTGCCCCATGACGCATCGCCGAAAAAGCTGCTGGGGCATCAAAGCGGCTCCCATCAGGTGGGCATTGACTCGTTGAACCTGAACGGCAAGTTTGAGTACCGTTTCAGCGATCAGTGGAAAGGCAGCGTGAGTGCGGCACGCAGCAAGGTGGTGATTGATGATTACAGTTCGTTTGCGTGGGGCGGAGCCACTACCGGCCTCGGCAACTATTTCACGCCAGAGGGAAATTACGACATTTACGACTACCGCAGCCCCGATGACACCCGCCGTGACGATGAACTGCAGGCGTCCATGACCGGGCTGTTCGATACCGCTGGCATAGGCCACGAGCTGACCTTCGGCACCAGCGCGTTCCGCCGGGTGATCGACAAGCGCGAAGCAGTGAACGACCCGATTGGCAGTAGCAACATCAACGAAGACGCTCCTACTTTCAAACCCACCGATGAGCCATTGAACGCCAGCCACCGTAACCTTGACAGCCGTCAGTACGGGCTGTTTGTCACCGACCGCATCAGCTTCAACGAGCAATGGCAGACCATCATTGGCGGCCGCGAAGTGCGCCTGGATGAAAAAGCCTTCGACGAGGAGACTGGCGATCAAACACGCCACACCCAGCAATACGTATTCCTGCCCCAAGCGGCATTGATCTACAAACCGATAGAAAACCTGTCGTTGTACACCAGCTACAGCAAGGGCTTGTCGCTGGGCGGCACCGCGCCGTGGACGACACTCAACAGCGGTGACACCCTCGCCCCCACCACCTCACGCCAGCTCGAAGCCGGCGTTAAATACGACTGGCGCCGCATCAGCTTCGCCGCCGCCGTGTTCCAGACCCGCCAGGCGTACCAGTACGCCCAACCTATTGGCGACGACAAATTCAACTACGTACAACAAGGCGAACAGAAAAACACCGGCCTGGAACTGTCCGCCAACGGCTGGGCCACCGACCGTCTGCAAATTGCGACCAGCGTCGCAGCAATCCGCGCCCGCGTCACCGGCAGCGGCACCCCGGAATACGAAGGCCACCAGGCGATCAACGTGCCCAAACTGCGCGCCAGTGTTTACGCCGATTACGCCTTGCCGTGGGTGAACGGTTTGGCGGTGCTCGGTGGCGTGCAATACAGCGCGAAGAAGTACGCGAACCGTACCGGCAACGTGGAAGTCGGGGATTACGCGGTGGTCAACGTCGGCAGCCGCTACACCACAAAAATGGACGGCTATGAGACGGTGTTTCGCCTGAGCGTCGACAACCTGTTCGACAAGCGCTACTGGCGCGACGCGGGCGAATACCTGGGGGACGATTATCTGTTCCAGGGCGCGCCATTGACGGCGCGCCTGAGCGCAACGGTGAACTTCTAA
- a CDS encoding carboxymuconolactone decarboxylase family protein — MQTRTDFYTASPDAMKAMLALEAASGKLSIELPLLELIRLRVSQINGCAFCLDMHTADARKGGETERRLYTLSAWRETPFFTPRERAALAWAESLTLISQTHAPDEDFNALAAEFSAQEQVDLSLAITTINSWNRLAIGFRKMPK, encoded by the coding sequence ATGCAAACCCGTACCGATTTCTACACCGCCTCCCCGGATGCCATGAAAGCCATGCTGGCCCTGGAAGCCGCGTCCGGCAAACTGTCCATCGAGCTGCCGCTGCTCGAGTTGATTCGCCTGCGTGTCTCGCAAATCAACGGCTGCGCGTTTTGCCTGGACATGCACACCGCCGACGCCCGCAAAGGCGGTGAAACCGAGCGTCGCCTCTACACCCTGTCGGCCTGGCGTGAAACGCCCTTCTTCACCCCGCGTGAACGCGCCGCGCTGGCCTGGGCCGAAAGCCTGACCCTGATCAGCCAGACCCACGCCCCGGACGAAGACTTCAACGCCTTGGCGGCCGAGTTCAGCGCCCAGGAGCAGGTTGATCTGAGCCTGGCAATTACCACCATCAACAGCTGGAACCGCCTGGCGATCGGCTTTCGCAAGATGCCCAAGTAA
- a CDS encoding mechanosensitive ion channel domain-containing protein, whose amino-acid sequence MPSFIADHPMFCALALILIDIAVWRLISADLANWKLAARLVIFAIFSAVLFNDGMNPMQAAPYADNTALHLAATALQIGWWLFAARTLTVLLGTVMMQRVGHTGRLLQDIVGAVIFLIAIIAAMAYVLDLPVKGVLATSGAVAIIVGLALQSTLSDVFSGIVLNTTKPYQIDDWISIDGTEGRVTDIDWRATRLQTSQGSMAVIPNSLAAKAKIINFSRPADMFGLAVSLQVSPHARPQVVIEALERAMQGCRPLLAKPAPSVAFKTSASGGVEYEISGFVPAMGLKREVRNQLYDLAFRHLQAAGVGILSATENSTAPAMSGARALLERSSIFSTLRQEEKETFSQNMTLHTYRAGEMILPAGEVSDHLFIVESGVVSVMLIKGGHTFEAGRMGPGEVIGEAGILSDQATLADFTAKTFCTLYRIEKEYLKPCLDARHDISEAMKALLDFRLHAAQAMTQDAPVVPVKKGFMQWLRSRGL is encoded by the coding sequence ATGCCCTCATTTATCGCCGATCACCCGATGTTTTGCGCCCTGGCGCTGATTTTGATCGACATTGCGGTGTGGCGCCTTATTTCCGCCGACCTCGCCAACTGGAAGCTTGCGGCGCGGTTGGTCATCTTTGCGATCTTCAGTGCCGTGTTGTTCAACGACGGCATGAACCCCATGCAGGCCGCGCCCTACGCCGACAACACCGCTTTGCACCTGGCCGCTACTGCCTTGCAGATCGGCTGGTGGTTGTTCGCCGCGCGCACCCTGACGGTGTTGCTCGGCACGGTGATGATGCAGCGCGTCGGCCACACCGGGCGGCTGCTGCAGGATATCGTCGGCGCGGTGATTTTCCTGATTGCCATCATTGCCGCCATGGCCTATGTGCTCGACCTGCCGGTCAAAGGCGTACTTGCTACCTCGGGCGCGGTGGCGATCATCGTCGGCCTGGCGCTGCAAAGCACCTTGAGCGATGTGTTTTCCGGGATCGTGCTCAACACCACCAAGCCTTACCAGATCGATGACTGGATCTCGATTGACGGCACCGAAGGCCGCGTCACCGACATCGACTGGCGCGCCACGCGACTGCAAACCTCCCAGGGCAGCATGGCGGTGATTCCCAACTCGCTCGCGGCCAAGGCCAAGATCATCAACTTCTCTCGCCCGGCCGATATGTTCGGGCTGGCGGTGAGCCTGCAAGTCAGCCCCCACGCGCGCCCGCAGGTGGTGATCGAAGCGCTGGAGCGCGCCATGCAGGGCTGCCGGCCTCTGCTGGCCAAGCCCGCGCCGAGTGTGGCGTTCAAGACGTCCGCCAGCGGTGGCGTGGAGTATGAAATCAGCGGGTTCGTGCCCGCCATGGGCCTCAAGCGCGAAGTGCGCAATCAACTCTACGACCTGGCTTTCCGGCACTTGCAGGCGGCGGGTGTGGGCATTTTGTCCGCCACCGAAAACAGCACTGCGCCAGCGATGTCGGGGGCGCGGGCGCTGCTGGAACGCTCGTCGATTTTCTCCACGCTGCGCCAAGAGGAGAAAGAAACCTTCAGCCAGAATATGACCCTGCACACCTACCGGGCCGGTGAGATGATTTTGCCGGCGGGGGAGGTCAGCGATCATTTGTTTATCGTCGAATCCGGTGTGGTGTCGGTGATGCTGATCAAGGGCGGCCACACGTTCGAGGCCGGGCGGATGGGGCCGGGGGAGGTGATCGGCGAGGCGGGGATCCTGTCCGATCAGGCGACCCTGGCGGACTTCACCGCGAAGACGTTCTGTACCTTGTACCGGATTGAAAAGGAGTACTTGAAGCCGTGCCTGGATGCGCGGCACGACATCAGCGAGGCCATGAAGGCCCTGCTGGATTTCCGGTTACACGCCGCGCAGGCGATGACTCAGGACGCGCCGGTAGTGCCGGTCAAAAAAGGCTTTATGCAGTGGTTGAGAAGCAGAGGGTTGTGA
- a CDS encoding pirin family protein — translation MKKLIGIYTSPRAHWVGDGFPVRTLFSYDTMGKHISPFLLLDHAGPADFTPTEQRRGVGQHPHRGFETVTIVYDGEVEHRDSTGAGGKIGPGDVQWMTAAKGIIHEEFHSEAFARSGGALEMVQLWVNLPARNKMADAGYQTIVDGDIPVLPLADDAGQLRLIAGEFAGSTGPARTFTPIDVWDLRLNAGKTVALDLHAGRNTALVILRGTVLVNGEDVARQGQLALFERDGSRLTLEASDDAKVLLLSGEPIDEPIVGHGPFVMNTEEEIHQAFADFHSGRFGQMQA, via the coding sequence ATGAAAAAGCTTATCGGTATTTACACCAGCCCCCGCGCCCACTGGGTCGGCGACGGCTTTCCGGTGCGTACGCTGTTTTCCTACGACACGATGGGCAAACACATCAGCCCGTTCCTGTTGCTGGACCACGCCGGCCCGGCGGATTTCACCCCGACCGAACAACGCCGTGGCGTAGGCCAACACCCTCATCGCGGCTTTGAGACCGTGACCATCGTCTACGACGGCGAAGTCGAGCACCGTGATTCCACCGGTGCCGGCGGCAAAATCGGCCCCGGCGACGTGCAATGGATGACCGCCGCGAAAGGCATCATCCATGAAGAGTTCCACTCCGAAGCTTTCGCCCGCAGCGGCGGGGCGCTGGAGATGGTGCAGCTGTGGGTCAACCTGCCGGCCAGGAACAAAATGGCTGACGCCGGTTACCAGACCATCGTCGACGGTGACATCCCGGTACTGCCGCTGGCGGACGATGCCGGGCAACTGCGCCTGATTGCCGGTGAGTTTGCCGGTAGCACGGGGCCAGCTCGGACCTTCACGCCCATTGACGTGTGGGACCTGCGCCTGAATGCCGGTAAAACGGTCGCCCTCGACCTGCACGCCGGACGCAATACCGCGCTGGTAATTCTGCGCGGCACGGTGCTGGTCAATGGCGAGGACGTTGCGCGCCAGGGGCAGCTTGCGCTGTTTGAGCGTGATGGCAGCCGGCTGACACTGGAAGCCAGCGATGATGCCAAAGTGCTGCTGCTCAGCGGCGAGCCGATCGACGAGCCCATCGTCGGCCATGGCCCGTTTGTGATGAATACCGAGGAGGAAATCCATCAGGCATTCGCCGATTTCCACTCGGGCCGATTCGGTCAGATGCAGGCCTGA
- a CDS encoding multidrug effflux MFS transporter: MANTPAPSRSLLFLLVALTALGEVSTQLMIPGLGAIEQALAAPAGSALMALSAFVAAFGLGQLFFGPLSDRIGRRPVLIGGLALYVVATLAMLLVSDIQQFIAARVLQGLGACAALVLARTVVRDVWKAEAGPALALTMIGMLYAIVVAPMVGGVLIRFFGWHAPIILALMIGSVVLLLALLFFRESNHHLDPNAGHWRTLGGQYLDLLKNRQYRAYAVALACTYGAMFSVIAGSSAVFINLLGFSSLEYGINFGLIVSMLIIGSTYTRRNIMRLGPQRIVAMGVTMVAVGGLLALVIYELFGLSVAGLDIPVALVTLGGGLVLPGSVTGGVMPNAHRAGLAAGLMGFSQMLGATCSGLLLSHLRDGSATPMIVIEAGFAVTAFLAFHLLRQRKVSGLSYT; encoded by the coding sequence ATGGCAAATACCCCGGCACCTTCGCGCAGCTTGTTGTTTCTATTGGTTGCCCTCACGGCGTTGGGTGAAGTCTCGACCCAATTGATGATCCCGGGACTTGGCGCCATCGAGCAGGCACTGGCCGCGCCCGCGGGTTCGGCCTTGATGGCGTTGTCGGCGTTTGTCGCTGCATTCGGCCTCGGGCAGCTGTTCTTCGGGCCGCTGTCCGACCGCATCGGCAGGCGCCCGGTACTGATCGGCGGCCTGGCGCTGTACGTCGTGGCCACGCTGGCGATGCTGTTGGTCAGCGACATCCAGCAGTTCATCGCAGCCCGCGTGCTGCAAGGACTGGGCGCTTGTGCTGCATTGGTGCTGGCCCGCACCGTGGTACGCGATGTGTGGAAGGCCGAAGCGGGGCCAGCCCTGGCGCTGACCATGATCGGCATGCTCTACGCCATTGTGGTGGCGCCGATGGTCGGCGGGGTGTTGATCAGGTTCTTCGGCTGGCATGCGCCGATCATCCTGGCTCTGATGATCGGCAGTGTGGTGTTGCTGCTCGCGCTGTTGTTCTTCCGGGAAAGCAACCACCACCTGGACCCCAACGCCGGCCACTGGCGCACCCTCGGCGGGCAATACCTGGACTTGCTCAAAAATCGCCAATACCGCGCGTACGCCGTGGCGCTGGCCTGTACCTACGGCGCGATGTTCTCGGTGATCGCCGGTTCATCAGCCGTATTTATCAACCTGCTGGGTTTCAGCAGCCTGGAATATGGCATCAATTTCGGCCTGATCGTGTCGATGCTGATCATCGGGTCCACCTACACACGACGCAACATCATGCGCCTCGGCCCCCAACGTATTGTGGCGATGGGCGTGACAATGGTGGCCGTGGGCGGGCTCTTGGCGCTGGTGATTTACGAGCTGTTCGGGCTGTCGGTCGCCGGCCTGGATATTCCGGTGGCGCTGGTCACGCTGGGCGGCGGCCTGGTGTTGCCCGGTTCGGTGACGGGCGGGGTGATGCCCAACGCTCATCGCGCGGGTTTGGCGGCGGGATTGATGGGCTTTTCGCAGATGTTGGGTGCCACCTGCAGTGGTCTTTTGTTGAGCCATCTGCGGGACGGCAGCGCCACGCCGATGATCGTGATCGAAGCCGGTTTTGCGGTGACGGCCTTTCTTGCGTTTCACCTGTTGCGTCAGCGCAAGGTCAGTGGATTGTCCTATACGTAG